A stretch of Gossypium hirsutum isolate 1008001.06 chromosome A06, Gossypium_hirsutum_v2.1, whole genome shotgun sequence DNA encodes these proteins:
- the LOC107961623 gene encoding protein WHAT'S THIS FACTOR 1 homolog, chloroplastic: protein MAIPFIINKVLLNKSVHIQRLLSNHHHMLDLLSMRRMWYQQTMFGWFQIKPMTSSRRVQDRSKNKRIHYLEIVKEKWKILSKVLFLMELLKKETEMVIPLRSLDKYRKQLNLPKPHKITDFIRKCPKLFELYKDQRGTLWCGMTKEAEDLLEEEERLIEEQSTKAVEYVTRILMMSVDKRIQLDKIAHFRRDFGLPIEFRTKWVNQYPQHFRVEKSKDGVEFLELVNWNPAWAITELEKRTLGLNDGIGREPGIISLPFPLKFPPNYKKVYRHGGKIEHFQKRSYLSPYAAARELKAGSLEFDKRAVAVMHELLSFAIEKRLVTDHLTHFRRELVMPQKLMRLLLKHFGIFYVSERGKRFSVFLTEAYEGSELIEKCPLLLWKEKVLSFIGYRGKKKEVPIFSDLSDMEERDIIEEKDIIEGDTEMEDTCADFEEEEIMGGLDAVSPTNDDELEISHVCNSYKGTS from the coding sequence ATGGCCATTCCGTTTATTataaacaaagttttgttgaataaATCCGTCCATATCCAGCGACTACTTTCAAACCACCACCATATGCTTGATCTTTTGTCAATGAGAAGGATGTGGTACCAACAAACCATGTTTGGGTGGTTTCAAATCAAACCAATGACTTCCAGTAGACGAGTTCAAGACCGTAGCAAGAACAAAAGAATTCACTATCTCGAAATTGTAAAAGAGAAATGGAAAATATTATCAAAAGTACTGTTTTTGATGGAACTTttaaagaaagaaacagagatgGTTATCCCCTTAAGGTCATTGGACAAATACAGGAAGCAACTTAATTTGCCAAAACCACATAAAATAACTGATTTTATTAGGAAATGTCCCAAGTTGTTTGAATTATACAAGGATCAAAGGGGAACCTTATGGTGTGGAATGACTAAAGAAGCTGAGGATTTGTTGGAAGAAGAGGAAAGGCTGATTGAGGAACAATCAACCAAAGCTGTTGAGTATGTTACTAGGATTTTAATGATGTCAGTTGATAAAAGGATTCAGTTAGATAAGATTGCTCATTTTAGGAGAGATTTTGGTTTGCCAATTGAGTTTAGGACCAAGTGGGTGAATCAGTATCCCCAACATTTTAGGGTGGAAAAATCTAAAGATGGGGTTGAGTTTTTGGAGCTTGTAAATTGGAATCCTGCTTGGGCTATTACAGAGTTGGAGAAAAGAACATTGGGTTTGAATGATGGGATTGGACGTGAACCGGGTATAATTTCTTTGCCTTTTCCTTTGAAGTTCCCTCCTAACTACAAAAAGGTGTATAGACATGGAGGGAAGATTGAGCATTTTCAGAAAAGGTCTTATTTGTCTCCCTATGCAGCTGCTAGGGAGCTGAAAGCGGGGTCATTGGAATTTGATAAGAGGGCGGTTGCAGTTATGCACGAGTTACTTAGCTTTGCCATTGAGAAGAGATTGGTGACTGACCATCTCACTCATTTTCGACGGGAACTTGTGATGCCACAGAAATTGATGAGGCTTCTTTTGAAGCATTTTGGCATCTTTTATGTTTCTGAAAGGGGGAAGAGGTTTAGTGTCTTCTTGACTGAAGCTTATGAAGGTTCTGAGCTGATTGAGAAATGCCCATTGTTGCTTTGGAAGGAAAAGGTCCTGAGCTTTATTGGTTATAGAGGAAAGAAGAAAGAGGTTCCTATTTTCAGTGACCTGTCAGACATGGAGGAAAGGGATATAATTGAGGAAAAGGATATAATCGAGGGTGATACTGAGATGGAAGACACATGTGCAGATTTTGAGGAAGAGGAAATCATGGGTGGTTTAGATGCTGTTTCACCTACTAATGATGATGAGTTGGAGATTTCTCATGTTTGCAATTCATACAAAGGCACTAGTTAA